The genomic segment GGCGGATCATCGCGCCGAGCTTGTCCCCGTAGACCCGGTGGTACTGGATCGCCTGGCGCGAAGTGATGCGCAGGGTGCCATCGGCAAAGGCATCGGTCGCGTCGTCCAGGGCGAGCCACTGCCGGGGCGTCAGCCGTCCACCGGCCGGATTCTTGATCCGAACCATGCAGAAATAATCCTGGGTCTTCTTGCCGCGTTCTCCCCGGGCCTGCTGCTTGTAGATCCCGAAGAACTTCGAGAGCTCTTTGGCATTGCCGGAAAGGGTCTCCCGCGCACCGCTTCCCATCTCGTCGAGCTCGTCCCGAAAGCTGTGAGGCTCCTTGGGGTCGAGGACGTAGAACAGACCCTTGCTCTCGACCTTGATGCGCTCGTTCTTGGACATATCCGCGAGCGAGCCGGTCTGCAGGGTGATGACCGGGCCGGAGGGCACTTCACGAGCCACGTGGGGGTTCTCTTTCGGGGGGCACAGGGAACCGGGGGAAAGGAGCATCGCCCCCGGGGAGAGGAAGGAGCAGAACCTAACCCAGACCAGGAAATCGAAAAAGTACTCCCCCGGGGGACTCACATGACCTTCTCCGGGCCACGTACTTCCGGGAACAACGGTCAAGGCCGGACGTGAACGGGCCGATGGCCACGAAAGGAGACGAATTCACCCATGTTTCGAGCCTGGGCCAGCCTTTGGCGGAGGATTTCGCTCAGCCTCCGAATGGGCGTTTTCATCTTCTGCGCCAGCCTGTTGGCCATCCATGCAAGTGCCCTGGAGCCTCTAGGCGGCACCGGGCTTTCGGGTTGGAGCGCCTGGGGTGCTGCGGCCCTGGCTGGCCTCGTGGTCGCACTCTGGACTCGCCCTCTCGAGGCCGTGATCGAGGCCGCTCATCGGCTGGTGGCCGGGGAAGACGTGAGCGTGCCCGAAGACCGGGATGAGGGCAGATTGCGCTTCCTGGCCCGAGCCATCGACGAGCTGGGCTCCCAGTTCGACCAGAGCCGCCGCGAGCTCGAAGCACGCAACCGGGAGCTCAGGCGGGCCAACGAAGTGCTGGAGCAGCTTTCGATCACCGATGGTCTGACCAGGCTGCACAACCATCGCCACTTCCAGGATCGATACCTGAGCGAAACCCGCCGCTCGGATCGGACCG from the bacterium genome contains:
- a CDS encoding GGDEF domain-containing protein; this encodes MFRAWASLWRRISLSLRMGVFIFCASLLAIHASALEPLGGTGLSGWSAWGAAALAGLVVALWTRPLEAVIEAAHRLVAGEDVSVPEDRDEGRLRFLARAIDELGSQFDQSRRELEARNRELRRANEVLEQLSITDGLTRLHNHRHFQDRYLSETRRSDRTGHPLCLVLIDIDDFKRLNDDYGHSAGDHVLAGVAVAMNEQVRETDFLARYGGEEFAMLLPETTLDGAVQLAEKLRLAVAAARFELADSAEPVGVTVSLGVALFENSPDATFNAADRALYEAKASGKDCVVTAS